The region ACGCGATGCCGATGCAGCGCATGAAACACTTCGTGCAGGACTGCCTCGGTCACTTCCGCGCTACGCTGGATCGTGCGGTCGCCGTCCATCAGCACCTCGGGTTCGACGATCGGCACGATGCCCGCTTCCTGCGAAATCGCCGCGTAGCGCGCCAGCGAATCCGCGTTCGCTTCGATCGCGAGCCGGCTCGGCAAGCTTGCCGTGATGTTGTACACCGCACGCCATTTGGCGAAACGCGCGCCTTGCCGTTTGTAATCGACGAAGCGTTTGGCGAGACCGTCGAGGCCTTCGGTGATTTCGTCGCCCGGCGCGAGCGCGAGCGGAATCTTGCCGAGGTCCACCTTGATGCCGGGCACGATGCCGTTTTTCGCGGCGAGTTGAGGGAAGGGCGTGCCGTCGTCGGCTTTCTGGCCGAGCGTTTCCTCGTAGAGAATCACGCCGCTCACGAACTCGCCGAGGCCCGGCGTGGTGAGCAGCAGATTGCGGTACGCACGGCGGTTTTCCTCGCTGGATTCGAGGCCGATCGTCTTGAAGCGTTTGGCGATGGTGGGGCCGCTTTCGTCGGCGGCGAGAAGGCCCTTGCCGGGTTGAACCATCGCGTTGACGGTGGCTTGCAGCTCGCTACGGGTGTCCATGAGATGTGCTCCCTGTGATCCGGTTTGCGGATGAAATCCTGCGATGCGGTAGTGCTGTGATTTCCTGCTTTTTCAACTTTCCCTATCGACCTGACTCGACCTGACTTAACCTGATGCTGCCGTTTCGACAGCGTTCGCCGCGTATCATTCACCGATCAGATGCAACACGATGTCACGATGCTGCGTATGCCGGCGATGCTCGAACAGATACAGCCCCTGCCACGTGCCGAGCACCATCCGCCCATGCTCGACCGG is a window of Paraburkholderia sp. D15 DNA encoding:
- a CDS encoding class I fructose-bisphosphate aldolase, whose amino-acid sequence is MDTRSELQATVNAMVQPGKGLLAADESGPTIAKRFKTIGLESSEENRRAYRNLLLTTPGLGEFVSGVILYEETLGQKADDGTPFPQLAAKNGIVPGIKVDLGKIPLALAPGDEITEGLDGLAKRFVDYKRQGARFAKWRAVYNITASLPSRLAIEANADSLARYAAISQEAGIVPIVEPEVLMDGDRTIQRSAEVTEAVLHEVFHALHRHRVVLEHILLKPSMVLAGSEHAQQSPVADIAAHTVRVLKRTVPSAVPGIVFLSGGQTPEEATANLDAMNRLGALPWNLSFSYGRALQEPPLQAWKGQAGNVKEAQQALLKRARLNGAAAVGKYAAAQEKG